The following is a genomic window from Chania multitudinisentens RB-25.
GCACCAGCAACCAGAACAGCACACTCTATAAAGTGATGTATGAACGTGATTTTGCCGGCCGACGTTTTGCGGCAGGCATGCTGGACAGTTGGAATTTGCAATCGCTTGGCCCGGTCACCACCATCAACTCAAGCAAAATCTATGGTATGTCCTATGGCAACCGCGCCAGCTCGACCGTACTGGATAACACCCAATCACTGACTCCGATTGTTGCCTTTTTCCCTGCGGCGGGTGAGGTTCACCTGTCACGTGACGGGCGTTTGCTGAGTGTACAGAATTTTGCCATGGGTAATCATGAAGTGGATACCGGCACACTGCCTTATGGTATTTACGACGTGCAGGTGGAAGTGGTGGTCAATGGTCAGGTGATCAATAGACGTAACCAACGGGTTAACAAGCTCTATAGTCCATTACATGCCGCCGGAGCACCCGTGTCCTGGCAGTATTGGGGTGGGTTGGTACGCATGAATGAGTGGCGTAGCGACAATGACCGCACCAGCGCGGCGAAAGACTCCTATCTGGCCGGAGCTTCTGCTGCGGGCAATTTGCAGATGTTGAACTGGGCGCTTTCTGGTTATTCACTGGACAGTAACCAGGTCGGGGAAGGGCGCGTCAGCGTACCGGTCACCGAAGCCGTTCAACTGAGCACGCAGACCATGGTGGCATCCGATAATTCATGGAGCCTGATCAATACCGTTAGCGCTACCCTGCCTGGCGGTTTCAGTTCGCTGTGGGCAAACGAAGAAAAGACCATGATTGGTAACAAACTGCGCCAGAACGATGCGCATAACCGGGCGATTGGCGGTTCGTTGAATCTGGGCGTGCTCACCCCGCAGCTTGGCACTCTGAGCGTGAGTTACAACGATGACAGGAGAAACAACAGCCATTACTACAATGCGGATTACTCCCAGAACCTGTTTAGCGGCCGTTACGGGACATTGAATCTGCGTGTCGGGGTTCAGCGCTACAACAACAACAGCAATAGCTCCGGGGGAAATACCGGTAAGTATGTCGCACTTGATTTCTCATTACCGATGGGCAACTGGTTTAGCGCCGGTGTCTCTAACCAGAATGGTTATACCACCGCCAACCTTGCCGCCCGCAAAGAGATCGCCAACGGGCCAATCCGCACCGTGGGGGCCAACGTTTCACGCGCTATCTCAGGGGATACCAACGGCGATAACCGCTTCAACGGCGGAGCTTATGCGCGTTTTGATACCAAATACTCTGCGGGGACGCTCAACGTCAGCAGTTCTGCCGACGGCTTCGTCAACACCAGCCTGACGGCCAATGGCAGCATGGGTTGGCAAGGCCGTAACATTGCAGCAAGTGGGCAAAATGAAGGCAACGCCGGGATTATCATCAATACTGGTCTGGAAAACGAAGGGATGTTGACTGCGCGCGTGGATGGGCGAGTCATCAAACTGACCGGCAAGAAAAACTATCTGCCATTATCGCCTTATGGTCAGTATGTGGTTGAGTTAATGAATAATAAAAACTCAGTGGAAAGTTTCGATATCGTCACCAAACGCAAAACCAATTTGACGCTGTATCCCGGTAACGTGGCGGTGATTGAACCACAAATCAAACAGATGGTGACGGTATTTGGCCGTATCAAGGCAGAAGATGGAACGTTACTGGCTAATGCCAATATCAAAAACCACATCGGGCGCACTCGCACGGATGAAAAAGGTGAGTTTGTGATGGATGTGGATAAAAAATTCCCGGTGATCGACTTTACTCACAGCCAGGGGCAAACCTGTGAGGTGGAACTGGATCTGGCCAAAGCACAAGGCGCCGTCTGGGTTGGCGACGTAGTTTGCCAGGGGCTGAGAACCTATGCCAGCAATGGGCAAACAGGAGACCGTAATGAAGGCTAAAAAAATAGCACGCCTGGTGTTATCACTCAGCGCACTGATGGCTACTGCGCCGGCGCTGGCGGTCAACCCGACCAATCTGGCGGATGCGGCAGCAATGAAGTTTGTCTTTGTTGAGAACAACTCCGACGATAACTTCTTCGTTACGCCTGCGGCTGGGCTTGACCCGCGTATGACGGGGGCCAATAAATGGACCGGCCTGAAATATGGCGGCTCCGGTACGATTTACCAGCAGAGCTTGGGCTATGTCGACAACGGTTATAACTATGGTTTGACAGCCAACAACCGGTTTGATATGTGGCTGGAAAATGCCCCTATCAAAAACCCGTTCCTGGGCCTGCGCTGCATTAACTGGTACGCCGGTTGCAACATGGACACCAGTCTAATTCTGCCGGAAACCACCGATGAAAAAGGATTCTATGGGGCGGTTGTAACCGCTGGTGGTGCGAAATGGATGCATGGCATGATGTCACCCAGTTTTTACCAATACCTCAAGCAAATGGGAACGGGAGACACATTCAGCATGCAGATCAATGGCTGTCAAACTAACGTTGTCTACAGTGCCAGCAGCGGTGGACGTTGCCAGAACCAGACCCAAGGAACCTGGTATCGGCGCACCGTGAGCCACAGTAAGGCGGCTCACCTGCGTTTCCTCAACACCAACGCGGTCTCTGAGGTGTTCGTTAACAGTGATGGCATACCGATCATTGGTGAAGGAAATGCGGACTGCAAGACGCAAACCATCGGTGCCCGCAGTGGCATCATGTGCAAGATGGTTAACTATGACTTGCAAACGGATGGCAGCGTCAGCAATACCTCGATTCATGTCTTCCCCTCCATCAACCATGCGGGGCTGGCAGCCGTCGCTAACGCGGCCGATTTACAGTTCAGCTTGAACGGTAATACCTGGAAAACCACCTCAGGTACGGCCAACTACTATACTTTTAATGAGTTGAAGAGCAGTAACGCGATTTACGTGTTCTTTTCCAGTAACTTGTTCAAACAAATGGTGAGTTTGGGGATCACAGACGGTGGAACCTATGACCTGGTTAACTTCCGTTTTCAAAATACCACTTCACCGGAGTCCGGTTGGTATGAGTTTTCGACGTCGAACCAGTTGATCATTAAACCGCGTGACTTCAGCATCAGTATTATTTCTGACGATTTCAGTAACAACCCGCATCGCGAAGGCTATGTGGGCACGTCGGAGCCGCCGTTGGAGTTTGGCTATATCGTGACGACCAGTGGCAAAACCAGCGCCGACACGGTCAAAATCATGGCAACAGGCCCAACGCAGTCACTGGCGGGGCGCAGCTACTGTATTCTCTCTTCGGAAGATGCGGCGACGCGAGTACCTTTCCCGGCGAGCCTCAGCATTACGACCAGTACCGGCACAGAACAGTCGTTTGACGCCGGGTGTGATGGCCAAGCGCATGATATGACGAATGCCCTGTGGAGCAGCACGCCGTGGAATGATATTTCGGGCAATGTCGGGATTATGAATAAAACCAAGGTTAAATTTACTATCCCGATGAACAACCCGATCTCGCAGAAAACCGTTGATGGTAATGGCTGGTATGGTGATGTCAGCGCCGCAGGTGAGATCCGCGTTGAGGCGACCTGGCGCAATATCAATTAAGGGGATGATGTGAAAACTCTGCTGCTTTGGCTCCTGTGCCTCCCGCTAAGCGCTGGTGCGATCAATGTGGGTCCCATGACCTTTGCCATGAGTCAGGATGAGGCATTTGTGGCAAAACGGGTGTTGAACAATAACAACAGCGCCCGCATTTATCAGGTATCGATTCAAGCCATCGATAAACCGGGGCAGCAGGAAACACGCAGCCGCCCGGCAGATGGGGAACTGTTGTTTGCTCCCAAACAACTGACTCTGCAAGCCGGGCAAGGGGAATATTACAAATTTTATTATCATGGGCCGAAAGATAATAAAGAACGTTATTATCGTGTGGCATTTCGCGAAATCCCCACCAACACCCTTGACTCAGCAAAACAGGACAAAGCCGGTGTCAGTTTGGAACCGATCGTGGTGATGGATACCATTCTGGTGGTCAGACCGCGCGAAACCAAGTTTGCTTATCAACTTGACAAACAGCGCGGCACAATTAAAAACACGGGCAATACCTTCTTTAAGTTTCTATTAAAACCGGGCTGCAACAGTACCGATGAAGAAGGGACCACTGAATACTTACGCCCAGGGGATACCTTGACTCATCCCGGTATCAAACTGAAAGGGCAAAAATTCATCATTTATAACGAAACCTTTATCAATGTAGATAAAAGCTGCAACGGATAAGCCGCGGGCGTGCTCCCCACTTGGCAAGATACGGATGTTGCCAATAGCCAGCAGCTTGAAGCCACTGAAGTCACGGGGAGAGGCCCAATGAAAACAGCAGGGCCATGGGGAAGGCTGGAAGCAACATAGCCTGCGTTTTCATCGCGGCTCAGTAAACATAA
Proteins encoded in this region:
- a CDS encoding fimbrial biogenesis outer membrane usher protein, whose product is MLLGQSAFAAGLNQIDGVLIPQAFRAALSEGMNIPILLHFEKNNTVKDDQRIGHAVLLLDDNQLKIRQIILEDNEGGAQLTEATIKKLNALDNTAFDDKQRVVLADDAWLALNFRQLHLQLVVNESAMGTVFRERTSDIGASSVDSLSSSLNYNLGIYDNRSKTSEGFTSSYLSLNSVTALREHHVDVNGSVYGIGTSNQNSTLYKVMYERDFAGRRFAAGMLDSWNLQSLGPVTTINSSKIYGMSYGNRASSTVLDNTQSLTPIVAFFPAAGEVHLSRDGRLLSVQNFAMGNHEVDTGTLPYGIYDVQVEVVVNGQVINRRNQRVNKLYSPLHAAGAPVSWQYWGGLVRMNEWRSDNDRTSAAKDSYLAGASAAGNLQMLNWALSGYSLDSNQVGEGRVSVPVTEAVQLSTQTMVASDNSWSLINTVSATLPGGFSSLWANEEKTMIGNKLRQNDAHNRAIGGSLNLGVLTPQLGTLSVSYNDDRRNNSHYYNADYSQNLFSGRYGTLNLRVGVQRYNNNSNSSGGNTGKYVALDFSLPMGNWFSAGVSNQNGYTTANLAARKEIANGPIRTVGANVSRAISGDTNGDNRFNGGAYARFDTKYSAGTLNVSSSADGFVNTSLTANGSMGWQGRNIAASGQNEGNAGIIINTGLENEGMLTARVDGRVIKLTGKKNYLPLSPYGQYVVELMNNKNSVESFDIVTKRKTNLTLYPGNVAVIEPQIKQMVTVFGRIKAEDGTLLANANIKNHIGRTRTDEKGEFVMDVDKKFPVIDFTHSQGQTCEVELDLAKAQGAVWVGDVVCQGLRTYASNGQTGDRNEG
- the ecpD gene encoding fimbrial adhesin EcpD, giving the protein MKAKKIARLVLSLSALMATAPALAVNPTNLADAAAMKFVFVENNSDDNFFVTPAAGLDPRMTGANKWTGLKYGGSGTIYQQSLGYVDNGYNYGLTANNRFDMWLENAPIKNPFLGLRCINWYAGCNMDTSLILPETTDEKGFYGAVVTAGGAKWMHGMMSPSFYQYLKQMGTGDTFSMQINGCQTNVVYSASSGGRCQNQTQGTWYRRTVSHSKAAHLRFLNTNAVSEVFVNSDGIPIIGEGNADCKTQTIGARSGIMCKMVNYDLQTDGSVSNTSIHVFPSINHAGLAAVANAADLQFSLNGNTWKTTSGTANYYTFNELKSSNAIYVFFSSNLFKQMVSLGITDGGTYDLVNFRFQNTTSPESGWYEFSTSNQLIIKPRDFSISIISDDFSNNPHREGYVGTSEPPLEFGYIVTTSGKTSADTVKIMATGPTQSLAGRSYCILSSEDAATRVPFPASLSITTSTGTEQSFDAGCDGQAHDMTNALWSSTPWNDISGNVGIMNKTKVKFTIPMNNPISQKTVDGNGWYGDVSAAGEIRVEATWRNIN